From a single Sinorhizobium sp. RAC02 genomic region:
- a CDS encoding GNAT family N-acetyltransferase yields MQVKIVHGDAVTPHIADLARLRTEVFRAFPYLYEGSEDYEASYLATYAQSPESLFVLALDGERIVGASTGVPMTDASDVFRAPFVKAGIAPETVFYFGESVLLSSYRGRGLGVRFFEERESYARRLGRFDWCAFCAVERPKDHPLRPADYVPLDEFWGRRGYAHRTDLRTMLAWQDIGETDETEKPMSFWLKPAR; encoded by the coding sequence ATGCAGGTCAAGATTGTCCACGGCGACGCCGTGACGCCCCATATCGCGGATCTTGCGCGCCTGCGCACCGAGGTCTTTCGCGCCTTTCCCTATCTCTACGAGGGGAGCGAGGATTATGAGGCCTCCTATCTTGCGACCTATGCGCAATCGCCGGAAAGCCTTTTCGTGCTGGCGCTCGATGGCGAGCGGATCGTCGGCGCCTCGACGGGCGTGCCGATGACGGATGCCTCGGATGTTTTCAGGGCGCCGTTCGTTAAGGCCGGCATCGCACCGGAGACGGTCTTCTATTTCGGCGAGTCCGTGCTGCTTTCCAGCTATCGGGGCAGGGGGCTCGGTGTGCGCTTCTTCGAGGAGCGGGAGAGCTATGCGCGTCGCCTCGGGCGTTTCGACTGGTGCGCATTCTGCGCCGTAGAACGGCCGAAGGATCATCCGCTCCGCCCGGCGGACTATGTGCCGCTTGATGAATTCTGGGGGAGACGCGGTTACGCGCATCGCACCGATTTGCGAACGATGCTTGCCTGGCAGGATATTGGCGAGACGGACGAGACGGAAAAACCGATGTCGTTCTGGCTGAAGCCGGCGCGCTGA
- a CDS encoding FAD-dependent oxidoreductase — translation MDRHFDFVVVGRGMMGAAAARHLTKTGASVALVGRGEPADWKNHDGVFSSHYDSGRITRTIDQNPDWALLANRSIARYRDIEAESGITFYGETGCLITGAAGGDFLNNVESVARRYALDAPLFDRAALRSRFPWFDLPETSAGVFEATNAGYVDPRKLVSAQVVCMEKAGGVSILDDAVSVTDAGGRGSVSLKSGATVTAGRVLVATGGFSRAPGLLPKVPALVVKARTVVLAQLTPAQAEAYRDMPSWIDESTDPADHFYFLPPIVYPDGQTYLKIGGDPTEVEIEDEQAVRDWFRGEGRPEAIVHLKHLLARAIPDLDPVRLISIPCITTYTPHGYPYAGFVESDRVALLTGGNGAAAKSSDEIGRIGADLVIRGRLDEPDYATDFAVHFR, via the coding sequence ATGGATCGGCATTTCGATTTCGTCGTTGTAGGCAGGGGCATGATGGGGGCGGCAGCGGCGCGCCACCTCACAAAAACGGGCGCCTCCGTGGCGCTCGTTGGACGGGGAGAGCCCGCCGACTGGAAGAACCACGACGGCGTCTTCTCCAGCCACTACGACAGCGGCCGCATCACCCGAACCATTGACCAGAACCCGGACTGGGCGTTGCTCGCCAACCGCTCGATCGCCCGCTACCGAGACATCGAAGCGGAAAGCGGCATCACCTTCTACGGCGAGACCGGTTGCTTGATCACGGGTGCGGCGGGCGGCGATTTTCTCAACAATGTCGAATCCGTCGCCAGGCGCTATGCGCTGGATGCGCCCTTGTTCGATCGCGCTGCTCTGAGAAGCCGCTTTCCGTGGTTCGACCTGCCTGAAACCTCGGCGGGTGTCTTCGAGGCGACGAATGCGGGTTATGTCGATCCGCGCAAGCTCGTTTCGGCGCAGGTTGTCTGCATGGAAAAGGCCGGCGGCGTTTCCATCCTCGACGATGCGGTTTCGGTCACCGACGCCGGCGGTCGCGGGTCCGTGTCCCTGAAATCGGGAGCTACTGTCACCGCCGGGCGCGTACTCGTTGCGACCGGCGGTTTTTCGCGGGCGCCGGGGCTGCTGCCGAAGGTGCCGGCCCTCGTTGTGAAGGCGCGCACCGTCGTGCTGGCGCAGCTGACGCCGGCGCAGGCGGAGGCCTATCGCGATATGCCGTCGTGGATCGACGAGAGCACCGATCCTGCCGACCATTTCTATTTCCTGCCGCCCATCGTCTACCCGGACGGCCAGACCTATCTCAAGATCGGCGGTGACCCGACCGAAGTCGAGATCGAGGACGAGCAGGCTGTCCGCGACTGGTTCCGTGGCGAAGGCCGTCCGGAGGCGATCGTGCATCTCAAGCATTTGCTTGCGCGCGCCATCCCGGACCTCGACCCGGTGCGGCTGATCTCCATTCCCTGCATTACGACCTATACGCCGCACGGCTATCCCTATGCCGGCTTCGTCGAGAGTGACCGCGTGGCGCTGCTGACGGGCGGCAACGGGGCGGCGGCGAAGAGTTCGGACGAGATCGGTCGCATCGGCGCCGACCTGGTGATTCGCGGCCGGCTCGACGAACCGGACTACGCAACGGATTTTGCGGTTCATTTCCGCTAA
- a CDS encoding pyrophosphate--fructose-6-phosphate 1-phosphotransferase → MAKQKVAMLTAGGLAPCLSSAVGGLIERYSDIAPDIELVAYRSGYQGLLLADRIEITKDMREKAPLLHRYGGSPIGNSRVKLTNAADCVKRGLVKEGENPLRVAAERLAKDGITILHTIGGDDTNTTAADLAAYLGANGYNLTVVGLPKTVDNDVVPIRQSLGAWTAAEVGAGFFDHVSNEQSAAPKTLVVHEVMGRHCGWLTAATARAYIQKTNGNDYVDGFMMNKQLKNIDGLYLPELDFNLETEAERLKAIMDRAGFVTLFVSEGACLDAIVADREAAGETVKRDAFGHVKIDTINVGNWFTKQFAALLGAERSMVQKSGYYARSAPANRDDLRLIQSMTDLAVESALNKVSGVTGHDEGQGGKLRTIEFPRIKGGKHFDTSAKWFGDVMDVIGQKWKPAA, encoded by the coding sequence ATGGCCAAGCAGAAAGTCGCAATGCTGACCGCCGGCGGGCTCGCGCCCTGTCTGTCGTCCGCTGTCGGGGGCCTCATCGAGCGCTACAGCGACATCGCACCGGATATCGAGCTCGTCGCCTATCGCTCCGGCTATCAGGGCCTGCTCCTTGCCGATCGCATCGAAATCACCAAGGACATGCGCGAGAAGGCGCCCCTCCTCCATCGTTATGGCGGCTCGCCGATCGGCAACAGCCGCGTCAAGCTGACCAACGCGGCCGATTGCGTGAAGCGCGGCCTCGTCAAGGAAGGTGAAAATCCGCTGCGCGTCGCGGCCGAACGTCTTGCCAAGGACGGCATCACCATCCTGCACACGATCGGCGGCGACGACACCAACACCACGGCAGCAGATCTTGCCGCCTATCTGGGTGCGAACGGCTACAACCTGACCGTCGTCGGCCTGCCGAAGACCGTCGATAACGACGTCGTGCCGATCCGCCAGTCGCTCGGCGCCTGGACGGCTGCAGAAGTCGGCGCCGGCTTCTTCGACCATGTCAGCAACGAGCAGAGTGCCGCGCCGAAAACCCTCGTCGTGCACGAAGTGATGGGCCGCCACTGCGGCTGGCTCACCGCCGCCACGGCGCGCGCCTATATTCAGAAGACCAACGGCAACGACTATGTCGACGGCTTCATGATGAACAAGCAGCTGAAGAACATCGACGGCCTCTACCTGCCGGAGCTGGACTTCAACCTGGAGACCGAGGCCGAGCGGCTGAAGGCGATCATGGACCGCGCCGGCTTCGTGACGCTCTTCGTCTCGGAAGGCGCCTGCCTCGACGCCATCGTCGCGGACCGGGAAGCGGCCGGCGAAACCGTCAAGCGCGACGCCTTCGGCCATGTGAAGATTGACACGATCAATGTCGGCAACTGGTTCACCAAGCAGTTCGCCGCCCTCCTCGGCGCCGAACGCTCCATGGTGCAGAAGTCGGGCTACTACGCCCGCTCCGCCCCCGCCAACCGCGACGACCTGCGCCTTATCCAGAGCATGACCGACCTTGCCGTAGAAAGCGCGCTGAACAAGGTGTCCGGCGTCACCGGCCATGACGAGGGCCAGGGCGGCAAGCTGCGCACCATCGAGTTCCCGCGCATCAAGGGCGGCAAGCACTTCGACACCTCGGCCAAATGGTTCGGCGACGTGATGGACGTCATCGGCCAGAAGTGGAAGCCCGCGGCCTGA
- a CDS encoding lytic transglycosylase domain-containing protein, producing the protein MRRLLAAISAACLCVSVFSASMAHAEAKNGPAKKRYLFETSAKKDVAAKEKPRKVSSKRNKRKAGINKDGVVVGKLKTFKSTTGYPKAENPLATGVKAAGYSSLIQSYAKAYGVPSNLAHAVVRVESNFNPRARGSAGEIGLMQIKPATARMMGYRGGAKGLYDPETNIKFGMKYLAVAHDLSGGTTCGTILKYNAGHGAKRMNPVSKRYCGKIQSIID; encoded by the coding sequence ATGAGAAGACTTCTTGCTGCCATCAGCGCGGCCTGCCTTTGTGTGTCCGTATTTTCCGCCAGCATGGCGCATGCCGAAGCCAAGAACGGCCCGGCCAAGAAACGATATCTGTTCGAGACCTCCGCCAAGAAGGACGTCGCTGCGAAGGAAAAACCCCGCAAGGTTTCCAGCAAGCGCAACAAGCGTAAGGCTGGGATCAACAAGGACGGCGTCGTCGTCGGCAAGCTGAAGACCTTCAAGAGCACGACCGGTTACCCCAAGGCGGAGAATCCGCTGGCGACGGGCGTGAAGGCCGCGGGTTATTCCAGCCTCATCCAATCCTATGCGAAGGCTTACGGTGTTCCGAGCAATCTGGCGCATGCCGTCGTTCGCGTCGAGAGCAATTTCAATCCGCGTGCCCGTGGCAGTGCCGGCGAGATCGGCCTCATGCAGATCAAGCCGGCGACGGCGCGCATGATGGGTTACCGTGGCGGCGCCAAGGGGCTCTACGATCCGGAAACCAACATCAAGTTCGGCATGAAGTACCTCGCCGTGGCGCATGACCTGAGCGGCGGCACGACCTGCGGCACCATCCTGAAGTACAATGCCGGCCATGGCGCCAAGCGCATGAACCCTGTTTCGAAGCGCTATTGCGGCAAGATCCAGAGCATCATCGACTGA
- a CDS encoding lytic transglycosylase domain-containing protein — translation MADTSAPRPARIAALACAGLLATLAGCASVADDATTAKTVTPTSATTDIAAADGTTTEVAYAAMPAAKPGTENTPEALPTPIVAAGEIAGAAVPVSALAEAKPVTGAAAATAALAGNTVETASATTGMQQGYDTVIGVSVMEPGFDSGEPEGLEQLVASRKIVPMAKPALISNAVFTTETRLMVPQVEQPFKKSGTPIDALITKYAALYGIPESLLHRVVKRESTYNPRAFNRGHYGLMQIKYSTAKSMGFEGPAEGLFDAETNIKYAGKYLRGAWMVADDKNDGAVRLYAAGYYYHAKRKGLLDETGLR, via the coding sequence ATGGCTGACACTTCCGCTCCCCGTCCGGCACGCATCGCAGCGCTTGCCTGCGCAGGCCTTCTTGCAACGCTTGCAGGCTGCGCCAGCGTCGCCGACGATGCGACGACGGCGAAGACCGTGACGCCCACTTCGGCGACGACGGACATTGCCGCAGCGGATGGCACGACCACGGAAGTCGCCTACGCCGCCATGCCTGCGGCCAAGCCCGGCACGGAGAACACGCCGGAAGCATTGCCGACACCGATCGTTGCTGCAGGTGAGATTGCCGGCGCCGCCGTTCCGGTCTCGGCCCTCGCCGAGGCGAAGCCGGTCACCGGCGCTGCCGCCGCCACCGCTGCCCTTGCCGGAAATACGGTCGAGACGGCCAGCGCGACAACCGGCATGCAGCAGGGTTATGACACCGTCATCGGCGTCTCGGTGATGGAACCGGGCTTCGACAGCGGCGAACCGGAAGGCCTCGAACAGCTCGTCGCCAGCCGCAAGATCGTGCCGATGGCAAAACCCGCCCTGATCAGCAATGCAGTCTTTACCACCGAAACACGCCTGATGGTTCCGCAGGTCGAGCAGCCGTTCAAGAAATCCGGCACGCCGATCGACGCGTTGATCACCAAATATGCAGCTCTCTACGGCATCCCGGAATCGCTTTTGCACCGTGTCGTGAAGCGTGAAAGCACGTACAATCCCAGGGCTTTCAATCGCGGCCACTATGGCCTGATGCAGATCAAGTATTCCACAGCCAAGAGCATGGGCTTCGAAGGCCCGGCCGAAGGCCTGTTCGACGCCGAGACGAACATCAAATATGCCGGCAAGTACCTACGCGGTGCCTGGATGGTTGCCGATGACAAGAACGACGGCGCCGTGCGCCTCTATGCCGCCGGCTATTACTATCACGCCAAGCGCAAGGGCCTGCTCGACGAGACCGGCCTGAGATAA
- a CDS encoding DnaJ family molecular chaperone, with translation MFQNSPSCFISAVWDRLVGMVSDAASNVLSGVVEAVRTLFEGDPETRKQVAFSVAMIALSAKMAKADGIVTTAEVDAFKDIFKYPDNQAANVARLYNLARQDVAGYEAYAEKMMALCVSCEKNCPILEDIVDGLFHIAKADGLIHDKEMAFLGRVAEIFGMVEERFEQIIARHVHVSGRDPYKVLGVKPSDDFTEIRKRYRVLASENHPDRLVARGVPAEFRQIANDRMAALNAAYEAIEKERCAA, from the coding sequence ATGTTCCAGAATTCGCCCAGTTGCTTCATCAGTGCCGTGTGGGATCGTCTCGTCGGCATGGTCTCCGATGCCGCCAGCAATGTGCTGTCCGGCGTGGTCGAGGCGGTGCGCACATTGTTTGAAGGCGATCCGGAAACCCGCAAGCAGGTGGCGTTTTCCGTCGCGATGATCGCGCTTTCCGCCAAGATGGCGAAGGCCGACGGCATCGTCACGACCGCCGAGGTCGATGCCTTCAAGGACATCTTCAAGTACCCGGACAACCAGGCGGCCAATGTCGCGCGGCTCTATAACCTCGCGCGGCAGGACGTTGCCGGCTACGAGGCCTATGCCGAGAAGATGATGGCGCTCTGCGTGTCCTGCGAGAAGAACTGCCCGATCCTTGAGGATATCGTCGACGGCCTGTTCCATATCGCCAAGGCGGATGGGCTGATCCACGACAAGGAAATGGCCTTCCTGGGCCGCGTCGCGGAAATCTTTGGCATGGTCGAGGAGCGCTTCGAACAGATCATCGCGCGTCACGTCCATGTCAGTGGGCGCGACCCCTACAAGGTGCTCGGTGTGAAGCCGAGCGACGATTTCACCGAGATCCGCAAGCGGTATCGCGTGCTTGCCTCGGAGAACCATCCTGATAGGCTGGTGGCGCGTGGCGTGCCGGCCGAGTTCCGTCAGATTGCGAACGACCGCATGGCCGCGCTCAACGCTGCCTATGAGGCGATCGAGAAGGAACGCTGCGCTGCATGA
- a CDS encoding N-acetylmuramoyl-L-alanine amidase produces the protein MSAFTCDYLGATAAPSPNFGERAGGREPDIILLHYTGMETADGALKWLRAPESQVSCHYFVHEDGRVEQLVREADRAWHAGKSLWKGEADINSASIGVEIANAGHPGGLPDFPEAQVNAVVELCLDCGRRWKITPERVLAHSDVAPIRKVDPGEKFPWNRLHAAGVGHWVEPSPIAGGRFFQQGDTGQPVEALQTMLSLYGYGTEINGYYSEKTEGDVAAFQRHFRPERVDGIADFSTIDTLHRLLSALPRLAA, from the coding sequence ATGAGCGCATTCACATGTGATTATCTCGGTGCGACCGCCGCGCCGTCGCCGAACTTTGGCGAACGCGCTGGCGGCCGGGAACCAGACATCATCCTCCTGCATTATACCGGCATGGAAACGGCGGACGGCGCGCTGAAATGGCTTCGTGCGCCCGAAAGCCAGGTCTCGTGTCATTACTTCGTGCACGAGGACGGACGCGTCGAGCAACTCGTGCGCGAGGCGGATCGTGCCTGGCATGCCGGGAAAAGCCTGTGGAAGGGTGAGGCCGACATCAACTCGGCCTCGATCGGTGTCGAGATTGCCAATGCCGGCCATCCCGGCGGGCTGCCGGATTTCCCTGAAGCGCAGGTGAACGCGGTCGTCGAATTGTGTCTCGATTGTGGCCGAAGGTGGAAAATCACCCCTGAACGGGTGCTTGCTCACTCGGATGTGGCCCCGATTCGCAAGGTCGATCCGGGTGAAAAATTCCCGTGGAACCGCCTGCACGCGGCGGGTGTCGGGCACTGGGTGGAGCCATCACCGATTGCCGGTGGGCGGTTCTTCCAGCAAGGCGACACCGGCCAGCCGGTGGAGGCGCTCCAGACCATGCTGTCGCTCTACGGCTATGGTACGGAAATCAATGGATATTACTCGGAAAAAACGGAAGGCGACGTTGCTGCTTTCCAGCGTCATTTCCGGCCGGAACGGGTCGATGGGATAGCCGATTTTTCGACCATCGACACGCTGCACCGCCTGCTTTCCGCGCTGCCGCGGCTGGCCGCCTGA
- a CDS encoding LysE family translocator: protein MSFEHWLAFAAASAVMLAIPGPTILLVISYALGHGRRTAGATVAGVALGDFTAMTASMLGLGALLATSAAIFTVLKWVGAAYLIWLGIKLWRAPVSAGVEGEAPAEEKPFRIFAHTYVVTALNPKSIVFFVAFLPQFLDLSQPMLPQMVIFEITFLVLATLNAFSYALLASAARKTIRKPSVQKAVNRTGGTLLIGAGLLTAGLKRATA, encoded by the coding sequence ATGTCCTTCGAACACTGGCTTGCCTTCGCCGCCGCATCCGCCGTGATGCTGGCCATTCCAGGCCCGACGATCCTCCTCGTAATCTCCTATGCGCTCGGCCATGGCCGCCGCACGGCCGGCGCCACCGTCGCCGGCGTGGCACTCGGCGATTTCACAGCGATGACGGCTTCCATGCTGGGCCTTGGCGCCCTGCTCGCCACATCCGCGGCGATCTTCACCGTCCTCAAGTGGGTGGGCGCTGCCTATCTCATCTGGCTCGGCATCAAGCTGTGGCGCGCACCGGTGTCGGCTGGCGTAGAAGGCGAGGCTCCGGCAGAGGAAAAACCCTTCCGCATCTTCGCCCACACCTATGTGGTAACGGCGCTGAACCCGAAGAGCATCGTCTTCTTCGTCGCCTTCCTGCCGCAGTTCCTCGACCTGTCGCAGCCGATGCTGCCACAGATGGTGATCTTCGAAATCACCTTCCTCGTGCTCGCGACGCTGAACGCCTTTTCCTACGCCCTGCTTGCCTCGGCCGCGCGCAAGACGATCCGCAAACCGTCCGTCCAGAAGGCCGTCAACCGCACCGGCGGCACACTGCTGATCGGCGCCGGATTGCTGACGGCGGGGCTCAAACGGGCGACGGCGTGA